Proteins encoded within one genomic window of Coregonus clupeaformis isolate EN_2021a unplaced genomic scaffold, ASM2061545v1 scaf0049, whole genome shotgun sequence:
- the LOC121555560 gene encoding lithostathine-1-like, with amino-acid sequence MQHSITRATTDHTSALDITTVVETASYSTAEPVSVSTVTPTENSQGLSPDNLVLIRENMTWNDALSYCREHHVDLVSITTELLQYRVAKRATNATSSHVWVGLRFTCSFHFWFWIRSDAGCYQNWAPGHGSDSQQDCGIAGAVETTGRQQWVSLEENQRLNFICYKCSGYSGEGLIHP; translated from the exons ATGCAACACAGCATTACACGAGCGACTACTGACCATACTTCTGCCCTAGATATAACCACGGTGGTTGAGACTGCTTCGTACAGTACTGCAGAGCCTGTCAGTGTCTCCACTGTTACGCCAACTGAAAACAGTCAAGGTTTAAGTCCAG ACAACCTGGTATTGATCCGTGAGAACATGACGTGGAACGACGCCCTGAGCTACTGCAGAGAGCACCATGTTGACCTGGTCTCTATCACTACAGAGCTGCTTCAGTACAGGGTGGCCAAGAGGGCTACCAATGCCACTTCATCCCACGTCTGGGTGGGCCTGCGCTTCACCTGTTCATTCCACTTCTGGTTCTGGATCAGGTCTGATGCAGGCTGCTACCAGAACTGGGCCCCCGGGCACGGCTCAGACAGCCAGCAGGACTGTGGGATTGCAGGGGCTGTAGAGACCACTGGGAGGCAGCAGTGGGTTAGTCTGGAGGAGAACCAGAGGCTCAACTTCATCTGCTACAAATGTTCTGGGTACAGTGGTGAGGGGTTGATACATCCCTGA